Proteins co-encoded in one Firmicutes bacterium CAG:345 genomic window:
- a CDS encoding adenylate kinase (product inferred by homology to UniProt): MKNIVLMGPPGAGKGTQSEKIVAYYNIPHISTGDMFRDAASRKTELGLKAKEYMDKGQLVPDEVTIAIVKDRLSLPDCANGYLLDGFPRTLVQAEALKKLTAEINRPITHAVNLIVDEEKLVDRIASRRVCPQCGASYNVQTRPSKVENVCDSCGHDLIQRDDDKPESFKVRLTAYKSKTLPLVDFYRNEGLLTEVDGLQDIDSVFEDIKKALEN, translated from the coding sequence ATGAAAAATATTGTTCTCATGGGTCCCCCAGGTGCTGGCAAAGGCACACAAAGCGAAAAGATTGTTGCTTATTACAACATTCCACATATTTCCACTGGTGATATGTTCCGCGATGCAGCTAGCCGTAAAACTGAATTAGGTCTTAAAGCAAAAGAATACATGGACAAGGGTCAACTTGTTCCTGATGAAGTTACTATTGCTATTGTTAAAGATCGTTTATCACTTCCAGACTGTGCAAATGGATATCTACTTGATGGATTCCCACGCACATTGGTTCAAGCTGAAGCTTTGAAAAAACTTACAGCTGAAATCAATAGACCAATTACTCACGCTGTCAATTTGATAGTAGATGAAGAAAAGTTGGTCGATCGTATTGCTTCCAGAAGAGTTTGCCCTCAATGCGGTGCAAGTTATAACGTTCAAACAAGACCTAGTAAAGTTGAAAATGTTTGCGACAGCTGTGGACATGATCTAATTCAACGTGATGATGATAAACCAGAAAGTTTCAAAGTTCGTCTTACTGCTTATAAGTCAAAGACTTTACCACTTGTTGACTTCTATCGCAATGAAGGCTTACTTACAGAAGTTGATGGCTTGCAAGATATC
- a CDS encoding protein translocase subunit SecY (product inferred by homology to UniProt), translated as MKKVSAILHNKEIMNRILFTLAIFLIFRIGSALTVPGVEISKDAFDTNNVFGMLNLMGGGALQSFSLFALGVSPYITAQIIVQLLQMDVLPVLTELGKEGESGRKKIDMATRYLTLLLGAVQAYGVTVTMMNSDYITLTDTTILGYLKIIVYLVAGSMLLMWLGDQITTKGIGNGISMIIFAGIVSALPNQIYGAFANYLSQNLLTGNPSLILEGVIKLLLYLLSFFLIVVFVTYTEKSVRKLPVSHSATGQSGNENAQSSFLPIKINSSGVIPVIFASSIMMAPSIIVSFVSGGNTVPNWAQTMINVFNYQSMVDMGTWSFPWGLIIYLFLIIVFTFFYSNLQINPERLAKDFHDNGTYITGLRPGNETEKYIRKVLNRVTLLGALALMLIAALPIVLSLTGLVPQSLALGGTGLIIVVGVAIEVFNQINGLLAAQDY; from the coding sequence ATGAAGAAAGTGTCAGCCATTTTACATAATAAGGAGATAATGAATAGAATCCTTTTTACCTTGGCTATCTTTCTCATTTTCCGAATTGGATCAGCATTGACTGTTCCTGGTGTTGAAATATCTAAAGACGCATTTGATACAAATAACGTCTTCGGTATGCTCAACCTTATGGGTGGTGGTGCCTTACAAAGTTTCTCTTTGTTTGCTTTAGGTGTTTCACCTTACATCACAGCCCAAATTATTGTTCAATTGTTACAAATGGATGTTTTGCCTGTCCTTACCGAACTTGGTAAGGAAGGCGAATCAGGCCGTAAAAAAATTGATATGGCCACTCGTTACTTGACGCTTCTTCTTGGAGCAGTTCAAGCATATGGTGTCACTGTAACAATGATGAATTCTGATTATATTACATTGACAGATACAACCATTCTTGGTTATTTAAAGATTATTGTTTACTTAGTTGCTGGTTCCATGCTTCTTATGTGGCTCGGTGACCAAATTACAACAAAAGGTATCGGTAATGGTATATCAATGATTATCTTTGCTGGTATCGTTTCTGCTTTACCTAACCAAATCTATGGTGCATTTGCTAATTATTTAAGTCAAAACCTTTTAACAGGAAATCCATCCTTAATTCTTGAAGGTGTTATTAAGTTATTATTATACTTACTATCATTCTTCTTAATTGTTGTCTTTGTTACTTATACTGAAAAATCAGTTCGTAAGTTACCAGTCAGCCATTCTGCTACTGGTCAAAGCGGTAATGAAAATGCTCAATCGAGTTTCTTACCAATCAAGATTAACTCTTCAGGTGTTATTCCTGTTATCTTCGCTTCATCAATCATGATGGCTCCATCAATTATTGTCAGTTTCGTTTCTGGCGGTAATACTGTTCCTAATTGGGCACAGACAATGATTAATGTCTTCAACTATCAATCGATGGTAGATATGGGCACTTGGTCATTCCCTTGGGGCTTGATTATCTATTTATTCTTAATTATTGTATTCACATTCTTCTACTCTAACTTGCAAATTAATCCTGAACGCTTAGCAAAAGATTTCCATGATAATGGAACTTACATTACAGGATTACGTCCAGGTAATGAGACTGAAAAGTATATTCGTAAAGTTTTGAATAGAGTTACATTACTCGGTGCTCTTGCCTTGATGTTAATTGCAGCTCTTCCAATTGTTTTATCATTAACAGGACTTGTTCCACAAAGCTTAGCTTTAGGTGGTACTGGTCTTATCATTGTAGTTGGTGTTGCTATTGAAGTATTTAACCAAATCAATGGTCTTCTTGCCGCTCAAGATTATTAA
- a CDS encoding 50S ribosomal protein L15 (product inferred by homology to UniProt), which produces MELHNLKKVEGSDHSGKRVGRGLGSGMGKTSTRGQKGAGARSGGAINPGFEGGQTPLYRRLPKRGFKNINHKDYAIINVEDIAKAIEVLGNGDISLETLMEIGMIKDPKDGLKVLGDGEIKLSADQKFKVTAKKFTSSAAEKIAQAGGEAILEK; this is translated from the coding sequence ATGGAACTTCATAATTTAAAAAAGGTCGAAGGCAGTGACCATTCTGGTAAAAGAGTAGGTCGTGGTCTTGGTTCCGGTATGGGTAAAACCTCTACTCGTGGACAAAAAGGTGCTGGCGCCCGTTCTGGTGGTGCTATCAACCCTGGCTTCGAAGGTGGACAAACTCCTTTATATCGTCGTTTACCAAAAAGAGGATTTAAGAACATTAATCATAAAGATTATGCTATTATTAATGTTGAAGACATCGCTAAGGCTATTGAAGTTTTAGGAAATGGAGACATTTCTCTTGAAACATTGATGGAAATTGGAATGATTAAAGATCCAAAAGATGGTCTTAAAGTTCTCGGTGATGGTGAAATTAAACTCAGCGCCGATCAAAAATTCAAGGTTACAGCCAAGAAATTTACTTCCTCGGCAGCTGAAAAAATTGCTCAAGCCGGCGGAGAAGCTATATTGGAGAAATAA
- a CDS encoding 30S ribosomal protein S5 (product inferred by homology to UniProt): protein MEQEEKITSPVEAGTDSTPVEAAPEAAPAKGHHHEGGRKGQGGRRTERRAPAEKLYEERVVKIRRVCKTTKGGRHMRFSALVVVGDVKGKYGFGVGKSGEVSEAIKKALDDAKLHMYRLPIVKDGTIPHTVVGTYGATTVFLKPAPDGTGIIAGGPVRAVLELGGVKNIYSKVYGSRSPINIVKATVNGLLSLKSYTQVNKLRHGEDK, encoded by the coding sequence ATGGAACAAGAAGAAAAAATCACATCTCCGGTTGAGGCCGGTACCGATAGTACCCCGGTTGAAGCTGCTCCAGAAGCCGCTCCAGCCAAAGGTCATCATCACGAAGGTGGCCGTAAGGGTCAAGGTGGACGTCGCACAGAACGCCGTGCACCAGCTGAAAAACTCTATGAAGAAAGAGTTGTCAAAATTAGACGTGTTTGCAAGACCACAAAAGGTGGCCGTCATATGCGTTTCTCTGCCTTAGTCGTCGTTGGCGATGTTAAAGGCAAATACGGATTTGGCGTTGGTAAGTCTGGTGAAGTTTCCGAAGCTATCAAGAAAGCTCTTGATGATGCTAAGTTACATATGTATAGACTCCCAATCGTCAAAGATGGTACAATACCTCATACAGTTGTTGGTACTTATGGTGCTACCACAGTTTTCCTTAAACCAGCCCCTGATGGTACCGGAATTATTGCCGGTGGTCCAGTCCGTGCTGTTTTGGAATTAGGTGGTGTTAAAAACATCTACTCTAAAGTATATGGCTCCAGAAGTCCTATCAATATTGTTAAAGCAACAGTCAACGGTTTGTTATCTTTAAAGTCTTACACTCAAGTTAATAAACTCAGACATGGGGAGGATAAATAA
- a CDS encoding 50S ribosomal protein L18 (product inferred by homology to UniProt), translated as MYKSFDKNAARLKRHLRSKVVGTSDCPRISIFRSNTNIYAQIIDDVKHVTLCSSSSFELKLTNGGNKEGAAKVGADLAEKAKKLGITKVVFDRSGYVYHGRVAALAEAAREAGLEF; from the coding sequence ATGTATAAATCATTTGATAAAAATGCAGCCCGTCTTAAAAGACACCTTCGTTCCAAAGTTGTTGGAACAAGCGACTGCCCAAGAATCTCTATTTTCCGTTCAAACACCAATATCTATGCTCAAATCATCGATGATGTCAAGCATGTCACCTTATGCTCTTCTTCTTCCTTTGAATTAAAATTAACCAATGGTGGAAATAAAGAAGGTGCTGCAAAAGTTGGCGCTGATTTAGCAGAAAAAGCTAAAAAATTAGGCATAACTAAAGTTGTCTTTGATCGCTCTGGTTATGTTTATCACGGACGCGTTGCTGCTTTAGCTGAAGCTGCACGTGAAGCCGGCTTAGAATTCTAG
- a CDS encoding 50S ribosomal protein L6 (product inferred by homology to UniProt), giving the protein MSRIGKKPIDIPAGVEVKVEGNTVTVKGPKGTLTQSFNACLSYEVSEKEILVKRPDDLKEHKMIHGTTRALIHNMVTGVHDGFKKVLEIQGIGYRASMRGTTLVLNVGHSHEDLVVPPEGITITCPNATTIEVSGIDSQKVGQVAANIRSFRRPEPYHGKGIRYQGEVVLLRAAKTAKKDK; this is encoded by the coding sequence ATGTCAAGAATCGGTAAAAAACCAATCGACATCCCAGCTGGTGTCGAAGTTAAAGTTGAGGGAAATACAGTTACCGTCAAAGGTCCTAAAGGAACCCTCACTCAGAGTTTCAATGCGTGCTTGAGCTATGAAGTCTCCGAGAAAGAAATCTTAGTCAAACGCCCCGATGACTTGAAAGAGCACAAAATGATTCACGGAACCACACGTGCTTTAATTCACAATATGGTTACCGGTGTTCATGATGGCTTTAAGAAAGTTCTCGAAATTCAAGGTATTGGTTATCGTGCTTCTATGCGCGGAACCACACTCGTCTTAAACGTTGGACACTCTCATGAAGATTTAGTTGTACCACCAGAAGGTATTACAATTACTTGCCCAAATGCCACAACTATTGAAGTCAGCGGTATTGACTCTCAAAAAGTTGGACAAGTTGCAGCAAATATTCGTTCCTTCCGTCGTCCTGAACCATATCATGGTAAAGGTATTCGTTATCAAGGCGAAGTCGTTCTTCTCAGAGCTGCAAAAACAGCTAAGAAGGATAAATAA
- a CDS encoding 30S ribosomal protein S8 (product inferred by homology to UniProt), giving the protein MLQDPIADMLTRIRNANALGNPSLEMPSSTMKAGIAKILKDEGFISSYYVDGDVKKVLHITLKYGPKGEKVITNLQRISKPGLRVTCGCDDLPRVLNGLGIAIISTSNGLLTDKDARKQRVGGEVLAYVW; this is encoded by the coding sequence ATGTTACAAGATCCGATCGCCGATATGCTCACTCGCATTAGAAATGCTAATGCTTTAGGCAATCCAAGTTTAGAAATGCCATCTTCAACAATGAAGGCTGGCATTGCCAAAATTTTAAAGGATGAAGGTTTCATCAGCAGTTATTATGTTGATGGAGATGTTAAAAAAGTTCTTCACATCACTTTAAAATATGGTCCAAAAGGTGAAAAAGTTATCACCAATTTGCAAAGAATATCGAAGCCAGGTCTTCGTGTTACTTGCGGATGCGATGATCTCCCAAGAGTCCTCAATGGATTGGGAATCGCAATTATCTCTACATCCAACGGCTTATTAACCGATAAGGATGCTAGAAAACAAAGAGTAGGCGGTGAAGTACTCGCCTACGTCTGGTAA
- a CDS encoding 30S ribosomal protein S14 type Z (product inferred by homology to UniProt), whose translation MAKKSLKVKCSRPQKFSTREYNRCSRCGRPHGVLRKFGICRICLRELAYKGEIPGMKKSSW comes from the coding sequence ATGGCAAAGAAATCATTAAAAGTAAAATGCTCTCGTCCACAAAAATTCAGCACACGTGAATATAATCGTTGCTCCCGTTGTGGACGTCCTCACGGCGTTCTCCGTAAATTCGGAATTTGCCGTATTTGCTTACGTGAATTAGCCTATAAGGGCGAAATTCCAGGCATGAAGAAATCTAGCTGGTAA
- a CDS encoding 50S ribosomal protein L5 (product inferred by homology to UniProt) produces MAEQGNKVANIVSRVETDYKERIVPELMKRFNYSSVMEVPHLEKIVINMGVGQAAQDSKFLEQAIADLTVIAGQKPIKTKSKKSVANFKLREGQYIGCKVTLRSIRMYDFFDKLVTIALPRVRDFRGVNKNAFDGRGNFAIGVKEQLIFPEIDYDKIGGKTRGMDIIIVTSAKTDKEAYALLELMGMPFRR; encoded by the coding sequence ATGGCAGAACAAGGAAATAAAGTTGCTAACATTGTTTCTCGCGTTGAAACTGATTACAAGGAAAGAATCGTTCCAGAATTGATGAAGAGATTTAACTACTCTTCAGTTATGGAAGTTCCTCATCTTGAAAAAATCGTCATCAACATGGGTGTTGGTCAAGCTGCTCAAGATAGTAAGTTCCTCGAACAAGCTATTGCAGATTTAACCGTCATTGCTGGTCAAAAACCAATCAAGACAAAATCTAAGAAATCAGTTGCTAACTTCAAACTTCGTGAAGGACAATACATCGGTTGTAAAGTTACACTTCGTTCAATCAGAATGTATGATTTCTTCGATAAACTCGTCACAATCGCTTTACCACGCGTCCGCGACTTCCGCGGTGTCAATAAGAACGCTTTTGATGGTCGTGGTAATTTCGCAATCGGTGTCAAGGAACAATTAATCTTCCCAGAAATCGATTACGATAAGATCGGTGGAAAGACACGTGGTATGGATATCATTATCGTTACCTCTGCTAAAACCGATAAAGAGGCATATGCCCTTCTCGAATTAATGGGCATGCCATTTAGACGCTAG
- a CDS encoding 50S ribosomal protein L24 (product inferred by homology to UniProt) — MKIKSGDEVIVVSGKYKGTTGKVSKAFPKVNKVVIEGVNLRTKHQKPTAGNPEGKKVEIYAPIDVSNVMILDPKEKKPTRIGYKVVDGKKVRVTKKSGTVID; from the coding sequence ATGAAAATTAAATCAGGTGATGAAGTCATTGTCGTCTCCGGAAAATATAAAGGAACGACCGGAAAAGTCTCTAAGGCTTTCCCAAAAGTTAATAAAGTTGTTATCGAAGGTGTCAATCTTCGTACAAAGCATCAAAAACCAACCGCTGGAAATCCAGAAGGCAAGAAAGTTGAAATCTATGCTCCAATCGATGTTTCCAACGTTATGATTCTTGATCCAAAAGAAAAGAAGCCAACAAGAATTGGTTACAAAGTTGTTGATGGCAAAAAAGTTCGTGTCACAAAGAAGAGTGGCACAGTAATTGACTAG
- a CDS encoding 50S ribosomal protein L14 (product inferred by homology to UniProt): MVQNETNLVVADNSGARSVRVFRLLGGSKRRASSVGDIVICAVKDAIPNGRVKKGDVVKGVIVRVAKGYQRADGSTIRFDDNAVVLINDDLSPKGTRVFGPVARELREKGEGFMKIISLAPEVI, encoded by the coding sequence ATGGTACAAAACGAAACTAACCTCGTTGTCGCTGATAACTCCGGTGCTCGTTCTGTTCGTGTTTTCCGTCTTTTAGGCGGAAGCAAACGCAGAGCTTCCTCTGTCGGTGATATTGTCATTTGCGCAGTTAAAGATGCAATTCCAAATGGACGTGTTAAAAAAGGTGATGTCGTCAAAGGTGTCATTGTCCGCGTCGCTAAAGGTTATCAAAGAGCTGATGGCAGCACAATTCGTTTCGATGATAATGCTGTTGTTCTCATCAATGATGATCTTTCTCCAAAAGGCACTCGTGTCTTTGGACCAGTCGCTCGTGAACTTCGTGAAAAAGGTGAAGGCTTTATGAAGATTATTTCTTTAGCCCCAGAAGTTATTTAA
- a CDS encoding 30S ribosomal protein S17 (product inferred by homology to UniProt): MAEQNNKTKRQLQGVVVSDKMEKTITVQVSTYKADPIYKKRVAYFKKYKAHDEKQEAKVGDTVLIEETRHISKDKYFRLIKVVKRGEE, from the coding sequence ATGGCAGAACAAAATAATAAAACCAAACGTCAACTCCAAGGAGTTGTCGTCTCCGATAAGATGGAAAAGACCATCACCGTTCAAGTCTCAACTTACAAGGCTGATCCTATTTATAAGAAGAGAGTTGCTTACTTTAAAAAGTACAAAGCTCACGATGAAAAGCAAGAAGCCAAAGTTGGTGATACAGTCCTTATCGAAGAAACTCGTCACATTTCAAAAGACAAGTACTTCCGTTTAATTAAGGTCGTAAAGAGAGGAGAAGAGTAA
- a CDS encoding 50S ribosomal protein L29 (product inferred by homology to UniProt), translated as MKIEDIRELTTAELQQKVFDLKADLMTLRFQQKSGELENGKKITEVRKSIAKCLTVLRERELAGNN; from the coding sequence ATGAAAATTGAAGATATTCGTGAATTGACCACCGCTGAACTTCAACAAAAAGTTTTCGATCTTAAAGCAGATCTCATGACACTTCGCTTCCAACAAAAGAGCGGTGAACTTGAAAACGGCAAAAAGATCACTGAAGTTCGCAAATCCATCGCCAAGTGCTTAACCGTTTTACGGGAAAGAGAATTGGCCGGTAATAATTAG
- a CDS encoding 50S ribosomal protein L16 (product inferred by homology to UniProt) gives MLQPKRVKYRRPHGLSYEGLSKAGNEVAFGDYGLQALEGNYITNKQIEAARIVLSRYTKRQGQIWIKIYPHLGKTKKPAEVRMGSGKGSVDSWVAVVKKNRVMFEIGGVPEADAVEALRLAAYKLPVKARVIKKGQGK, from the coding sequence ATGCTTCAACCAAAGAGAGTCAAATACAGAAGACCTCATGGTCTTAGTTACGAAGGTCTTTCAAAAGCCGGTAACGAAGTCGCTTTTGGTGACTACGGTCTTCAAGCTTTAGAAGGTAATTACATTACTAATAAGCAAATCGAAGCCGCTCGTATCGTCTTATCTCGCTACACCAAAAGACAAGGTCAAATCTGGATTAAAATTTATCCACATTTAGGCAAAACTAAAAAACCAGCCGAAGTCCGTATGGGTTCCGGTAAAGGTTCTGTCGACAGTTGGGTTGCTGTCGTTAAGAAAAACCGCGTAATGTTTGAAATTGGCGGTGTTCCAGAAGCTGATGCTGTTGAAGCTTTACGCCTTGCAGCTTATAAGCTCCCTGTTAAAGCCCGCGTTATAAAGAAAGGTCAAGGTAAATAA
- a CDS encoding 30S ribosomal protein S3 (product inferred by homology to UniProt), whose amino-acid sequence MGQKVNPIGLRIGINRDWSSHWYAAKKDFPAYLAQDNLIRKYLTPKVKDSLLSRIDIDRVKDQVTVTIVCSRPGVVLGQEGANLKVLKEGLLKATKLSDVKISVVAVELPDLDANVVAQNLASQLEARASSRMAQKRAVQTIMRAGAKGCKTMISGRVNGAEIARSEQYREGVLSLHTLSQNIDYALCEAHTTYGRLGCKVWISLPSKEELEALARSRAQRDGRRFNNRGSRGGNNGRRDNRRPAKEAAKEAAPVADEKKGE is encoded by the coding sequence ATGGGTCAAAAAGTAAATCCAATCGGCTTACGTATTGGTATCAACCGTGATTGGTCATCCCACTGGTATGCAGCAAAGAAAGATTTCCCTGCATATTTAGCTCAAGACAATCTCATTCGTAAATACTTAACACCTAAAGTTAAAGATAGTCTTCTTTCCCGCATCGATATCGATCGCGTCAAAGATCAAGTTACTGTTACTATTGTCTGCTCTAGACCAGGTGTTGTCTTAGGACAAGAAGGTGCAAACCTTAAAGTCTTAAAAGAAGGCTTACTCAAAGCTACTAAATTAAGCGATGTTAAGATTTCCGTTGTCGCCGTTGAACTTCCAGATCTCGACGCTAACGTTGTTGCTCAAAACCTCGCTTCACAACTTGAAGCTCGTGCTTCTAGTCGTATGGCTCAAAAAAGAGCTGTTCAAACAATTATGCGCGCCGGTGCTAAAGGTTGTAAAACTATGATCAGTGGCCGTGTTAATGGTGCTGAAATTGCTCGTAGCGAACAATATCGTGAAGGTGTCTTATCTTTACATACATTGAGTCAAAATATTGATTATGCATTATGCGAAGCCCATACAACTTATGGTCGCTTAGGCTGCAAAGTTTGGATTTCTTTACCTTCAAAAGAAGAATTAGAAGCTCTTGCTCGCAGCCGTGCTCAACGCGATGGTCGCCGTTTCAACAACCGTGGTTCCCGCGGTGGTAATAATGGTCGTCGTGATAATCGTCGTCCAGCTAAAGAAGCTGCTAAAGAAGCTGCTCCTGTCGCTGACGAAAAGAAAGGAGAATAA
- a CDS encoding 50S ribosomal protein L22 (product inferred by homology to UniProt), with product MPRTKKVNEAEITEPLRDSAKAIATNIGVTPRKARLVVDLVRGKTLAEAYAILANTNKAAVTPVTKVIKSAEANAFNNFKMKSEDLYIAEIYATDGIRLKRFLPRAKGSASGLIKRFCNITVVVKMKGAK from the coding sequence ATGCCAAGAACTAAAAAAGTAAATGAAGCAGAAATTACCGAACCCTTACGCGACAGTGCTAAGGCTATTGCAACAAATATCGGTGTAACCCCACGTAAAGCACGTTTGGTCGTCGATCTTGTTCGCGGTAAGACTCTTGCTGAAGCATATGCGATTCTCGCTAATACAAATAAAGCTGCTGTTACCCCTGTAACAAAAGTTATTAAGAGTGCAGAAGCAAATGCTTTTAATAATTTCAAAATGAAGTCAGAAGATTTATACATTGCTGAAATCTATGCTACTGATGGAATCCGTCTTAAAAGATTCTTGCCAAGAGCTAAAGGTTCTGCATCTGGCTTAATCAAAAGATTTTGCAACATTACTGTTGTCGTAAAAATGAAAGGAGCTAAATAA
- a CDS encoding 30S ribosomal protein S19 (product inferred by homology to UniProt), with the protein MSRSIKKGPYVEAALLKKVEALNAANKKQVIKTWSRRSTIFPQMVEHTIAVYNGKTHVPVYISEDMVGHKLGEFAPTRTFRGHTSGDDKAAK; encoded by the coding sequence ATGTCTCGCAGTATTAAAAAAGGTCCATATGTTGAAGCTGCTTTACTTAAGAAAGTTGAAGCTCTCAACGCTGCCAATAAAAAACAAGTAATAAAAACTTGGAGCAGACGTTCGACTATCTTCCCACAAATGGTTGAACACACAATTGCTGTTTATAACGGCAAAACTCACGTACCTGTCTACATTTCTGAAGATATGGTCGGACATAAGTTAGGCGAATTTGCCCCAACTAGAACATTCCGTGGCCACACTTCTGGTGATGACAAGGCCGCTAAGTAA
- a CDS encoding 50S ribosomal protein L2 (product inferred by homology to UniProt), with protein sequence MAIKNYKPNTAGTRHVSTLSTADITKTAPEKSLVVTLKKTGGRNNSGSITCRHIGGGNKRKYRIIDFKRRKDDMPATVLSIEYDPNRNARISLIRYTDGTKAYIICPKGLKVGDVIVSGKACEVKVGNCMELAAIPEGLVVHNVELQPGKGGQMCRAAGTGAQILGREGRYTSLRLASGEMRKVLSTCRATIGQVGNEDFNLVHLGKAGKNRWLGIRPTVRGSAMNPNDHPHGGGEGKCPVGRDAPRTPWGKRAMGVKTRKNKKASTRLIMRRRNG encoded by the coding sequence ATGGCAATTAAGAATTATAAACCTAATACAGCCGGTACTCGTCATGTTTCTACATTAAGTACAGCTGATATTACAAAGACCGCTCCTGAAAAATCACTCGTTGTCACCCTTAAGAAAACTGGTGGCCGTAATAATTCAGGCAGTATCACCTGCCGTCACATTGGCGGAGGTAACAAAAGAAAATACCGTATCATCGACTTCAAGAGAAGAAAAGATGATATGCCAGCAACAGTTTTATCAATTGAATATGATCCAAACCGCAATGCTCGTATTTCTTTAATCCGCTATACAGATGGAACTAAAGCATACATCATTTGCCCAAAAGGACTTAAAGTTGGTGATGTTATTGTTTCCGGCAAAGCCTGCGAAGTTAAAGTGGGTAACTGCATGGAACTCGCTGCTATCCCTGAAGGTTTAGTTGTTCACAATGTTGAACTTCAACCTGGTAAAGGTGGCCAAATGTGCCGTGCCGCTGGTACAGGCGCACAAATCCTCGGTCGCGAAGGTCGCTATACTTCATTGCGTCTTGCTTCCGGCGAAATGAGAAAAGTTTTATCAACATGCCGCGCAACTATCGGTCAAGTTGGTAACGAAGATTTCAACCTTGTTCACTTAGGCAAGGCTGGTAAAAATAGATGGTTAGGTATTCGCCCAACAGTTCGTGGTTCTGCTATGAACCCTAACGATCACCCACATGGTGGTGGTGAAGGTAAGTGCCCAGTTGGTCGCGATGCACCACGTACCCCTTGGGGTAAGAGAGCTATGGGTGTTAAGACCCGTAAGAATAAGAAAGCCAGTACACGTCTCATTATGAGAAGACGTAATGGCTAA
- a CDS encoding 50S ribosomal protein L23 (product inferred by homology to UniProt), giving the protein MAQEEKKLEEVETVSGHAATIHDYDVLRGPIHTEKTQTLQGENNAIVLEVKATANKTEIKKAVESIFGVKVEKVNTINVSRKEKTVGRYKGFVRGYKKAIVYLDKATDLAEIAKAAHAE; this is encoded by the coding sequence ATGGCTCAAGAAGAAAAGAAATTAGAAGAAGTCGAAACTGTTTCCGGCCACGCCGCAACAATTCACGACTATGATGTTCTTCGCGGTCCTATTCACACTGAAAAAACTCAAACCCTTCAAGGTGAAAATAACGCTATCGTTTTAGAAGTTAAGGCTACCGCAAATAAGACCGAAATCAAAAAAGCTGTTGAATCAATCTTCGGCGTTAAAGTTGAAAAGGTCAATACAATAAACGTCAGCAGAAAAGAAAAGACTGTTGGTCGTTATAAAGGCTTTGTTCGCGGATACAAGAAAGCTATTGTCTATCTTGATAAAGCAACAGATTTAGCAGAAATCGCTAAAGCTGCTCACGCAGAATAA